A genomic region of Cupriavidus oxalaticus contains the following coding sequences:
- a CDS encoding phage tail terminator protein: MKISPVVAQLRTWCPTFAQRVAGALQFDLARDSALLPMPAAYVVMTEDDPGENQVQNRTRQRIGDEFDVVVALATGDERGQSAADPLHDIRAELLRALVGWQPMAGYDPISYEGGSLVLIDRSRVLFRFGFRAEWTLGGGDVPETFAEVELAGLPPLAGVDIDLDAIDPMADPNLSNPGPDGRIETVLRVELDQGPP; encoded by the coding sequence ATGAAGATCTCCCCCGTGGTAGCGCAGCTGCGCACCTGGTGCCCGACCTTCGCCCAGCGCGTGGCCGGCGCCCTGCAGTTCGACCTGGCGCGCGACAGCGCGCTGCTGCCGATGCCGGCGGCCTACGTCGTGATGACGGAAGACGATCCCGGCGAGAACCAGGTGCAGAACCGCACCCGGCAACGCATCGGCGACGAGTTTGACGTGGTGGTGGCGTTGGCCACGGGCGACGAGCGCGGCCAATCGGCGGCGGATCCGCTGCACGACATCCGTGCCGAGCTGCTGCGCGCGCTGGTTGGCTGGCAGCCCATGGCCGGCTACGACCCGATCAGCTATGAGGGCGGCTCGCTGGTGCTGATCGATCGCAGCCGCGTGCTGTTCCGCTTTGGCTTTCGTGCCGAGTGGACGCTGGGTGGCGGCGACGTGCCGGAAACGTTCGCCGAGGTCGAGCTGGCCGGCCTGCCGCCGCTGGCGGGCGTCGACATCGATCTCGATGCGATCGACCCGATGGCGGATCCGAACCTCAGTAACCCCGGCCCGGACGGCCGGATCGAAACCGTGCTCCGCGTGGAGCTTGATCAAGGACCTCCATGA
- a CDS encoding HK97 gp10 family phage protein yields the protein MARSGGFYMHVEGFEGFDRSVDFDKAEVRKAMNKAGRLVVVEARKLISKGGGSRPGEYPAKRTGRLRRSIRARVSRSGFLVRVEPKTGAGVPPSDPYFAYLHYGVRRGTKRRKDHQAQPNGPYRIEPRENYMADALQNQAPAVRSLLSAALAAGLRVK from the coding sequence ATGGCGCGTAGCGGCGGGTTCTACATGCACGTCGAGGGCTTCGAGGGGTTCGACCGGTCGGTCGACTTCGACAAGGCCGAGGTGCGCAAGGCGATGAACAAGGCCGGCCGGCTGGTCGTGGTGGAGGCGCGGAAGCTGATCTCGAAGGGTGGCGGTTCGCGCCCGGGTGAGTATCCGGCCAAGCGCACGGGCCGTCTGCGCCGGTCGATTCGGGCGCGCGTGAGCCGCTCGGGCTTTCTGGTGCGGGTTGAGCCAAAGACCGGCGCCGGCGTGCCGCCGAGCGATCCTTACTTCGCCTATCTGCATTATGGCGTGCGCCGCGGCACCAAACGGCGCAAGGACCACCAGGCGCAGCCGAACGGCCCATATCGCATCGAGCCGCGCGAGAACTACATGGCCGACGCCCTGCAGAATCAGGCGCCGGCCGTGCGAAGCCTGCTCAGCGCCGCGCTGGCCGCCGGTCTGCGCGTCAAGTAG
- a CDS encoding phage head closure protein: MDFPHIGELNKQVQVRRRSDLPAADMGLDQTFPEQLDRWAKIEPVGSAIYAGSVQIDTIVTHRIFIRYLAGVTNAHEVVHGARLYRVQRVTDLNGAGRFTVLEVEELSHGA; the protein is encoded by the coding sequence ATGGACTTTCCGCACATTGGCGAGCTGAACAAGCAGGTTCAGGTGCGCCGGCGCAGCGACTTGCCGGCGGCCGACATGGGGCTGGATCAGACTTTTCCCGAGCAGCTCGACCGCTGGGCCAAGATCGAGCCGGTGGGCAGCGCCATCTACGCCGGCAGCGTGCAGATCGACACGATCGTGACGCACCGGATTTTCATTCGCTACCTGGCGGGCGTCACAAACGCCCATGAGGTGGTGCACGGCGCCCGGCTGTACCGAGTGCAGCGGGTGACGGATCTGAACGGCGCGGGGCGCTTCACCGTGCTGGAAGTCGAGGAGCTGAGCCATGGCGCGTAG
- a CDS encoding phage tail tube protein, with protein sequence MGEKVAGTAYIKADGEQFDVTGNAEAPLMDVKRESILPGFYKEEDLVPYIQMDCLFTKGFPLEKIRKAVDQTVTLELQNGRVYVLTGGYVVGEPAANSDEGKVSLRWEGRKGIWQ encoded by the coding sequence ATGGGAGAAAAAGTCGCCGGCACCGCCTACATCAAGGCGGACGGGGAGCAATTCGATGTGACCGGCAACGCCGAGGCGCCGCTGATGGATGTCAAGCGCGAAAGCATCCTGCCCGGTTTCTACAAGGAAGAGGATCTGGTCCCGTACATCCAGATGGACTGCCTCTTCACCAAGGGCTTTCCGCTCGAAAAGATCCGGAAGGCGGTCGACCAGACCGTCACGCTGGAGCTGCAGAACGGTCGCGTGTACGTGCTGACGGGCGGCTATGTCGTCGGTGAGCCGGCGGCAAACTCCGACGAGGGCAAGGTCTCGCTGCGCTGGGAAGGCCGTAAGGGGATCTGGCAATGA
- a CDS encoding phage major capsid protein, with the protein MKDLMTLLQERAGVQAAVAALAAKETGGAALSAEEVVEFTKLSAQFDDLSAQIDRIQAAERMAATVAKPVTGALPAQPKQAARQPGESLGIIVRSLVSSGGDPRAAAHYAETQCHAPDIAAALNTGTGSAGGFIVPPGYVPEVVELLRPASVVRKLGARPIPMPAGTLTMSRHTAGSTASYVTEGTDIAVSQPAFGPLTLSKKKLVAMVPVSNDLIRFSSPDANGLVRDDIVQGIGTREDQAFIRDDGTSNTPTGLRYQAAGGALIPANATVNVQNVKNDLGKAELSLLNGNVKMIKPGWIMSPRTLVFLQNLVDGNGNHVFPEIAAGQLRNKPYAVTTSIPDNLGAGGDESEIYLVDFNDAIIGEATGLIIDISKEGAYMSGGNLVSAFSRDETLVRAITEHDFGLRHIPSVAVLTAVKWKP; encoded by the coding sequence ATGAAAGATCTGATGACCCTGCTGCAGGAGCGTGCGGGCGTGCAGGCGGCCGTCGCCGCCCTGGCTGCGAAGGAAACCGGCGGCGCCGCGCTGTCGGCGGAAGAGGTGGTCGAGTTCACCAAGCTGTCGGCGCAGTTCGACGACCTGTCGGCGCAGATTGACCGCATCCAGGCGGCTGAGCGCATGGCCGCAACCGTGGCCAAGCCGGTCACTGGCGCGCTGCCGGCGCAGCCCAAGCAGGCCGCCCGCCAGCCGGGTGAATCGCTCGGCATCATCGTGCGCTCGCTGGTGTCTTCGGGCGGTGACCCGCGCGCCGCCGCGCACTACGCCGAGACCCAGTGCCACGCGCCGGACATCGCTGCCGCGCTGAATACCGGCACCGGCTCCGCTGGTGGCTTCATCGTGCCGCCGGGCTACGTGCCCGAAGTGGTCGAGCTGCTGCGCCCGGCCAGCGTGGTGCGCAAGCTGGGCGCGCGACCGATCCCGATGCCGGCCGGCACGCTGACGATGTCTCGCCACACCGCCGGTTCGACCGCCAGCTACGTCACCGAAGGTACTGACATCGCTGTCAGTCAGCCGGCCTTCGGTCCGCTGACGTTGTCCAAGAAAAAGCTGGTCGCGATGGTGCCGGTCTCGAATGACCTGATCCGCTTCAGCTCGCCGGACGCCAACGGCCTGGTGCGTGACGACATCGTGCAGGGCATCGGCACGCGCGAGGATCAAGCGTTCATTCGCGACGATGGCACGAGCAACACCCCGACCGGTTTGCGCTACCAAGCCGCTGGCGGTGCGCTGATCCCGGCCAATGCCACGGTCAACGTGCAGAACGTCAAGAACGACCTGGGCAAAGCGGAGCTGTCGCTGCTGAACGGCAACGTCAAGATGATCAAGCCGGGCTGGATCATGTCGCCGCGCACGCTGGTGTTCCTGCAGAACCTGGTCGACGGCAACGGCAACCACGTGTTCCCGGAGATCGCCGCGGGCCAGCTGCGCAACAAGCCGTACGCGGTCACCACCAGCATCCCGGACAACCTGGGCGCCGGTGGCGACGAGTCGGAGATCTACCTGGTGGATTTCAACGACGCCATCATCGGCGAAGCCACCGGCCTGATCATCGACATCTCGAAGGAAGGCGCCTACATGTCGGGCGGCAACCTGGTATCGGCGTTCAGCCGCGACGAAACGCTGGTGCGCGCCATCACCGAGCACGATTTCGGTCTGCGTCACATCCCGTCGGTTGCGGTGCTGACTGCCGTGAAGTGGAAGCCGTAA
- a CDS encoding S49 family peptidase has protein sequence MRYPFLASLVFGQAHMIDPMKLDIILAVLGDRMGMEFQGLGAHRLGAWHDEDTVTDDAKLEAARGKAWGDAGRGVGVMDVSGTLVHRASGMDAMSGLTSYAQLSANFAAMVADPDVGHIVLSINSPGGSVNGVFDLADEIYQARGTKPITAIVDDRAYSAAYALASAADEIIMSRTGGVGSIGVVAAHKDQSALNERNGIKVTYVHAGARKVDGNPDAPLSDEAYAQLQGEVDRVYGLFVETVARNRGLDSQAVRDMEAGTFMGPDGIKAKLADKLMAPRDALREIVGRYQTAPAASQGRYMRAATAMRVRMA, from the coding sequence ATGAGGTATCCATTCCTCGCGTCGCTGGTCTTCGGCCAGGCGCACATGATTGACCCCATGAAGCTCGACATCATCCTCGCGGTGCTGGGCGATCGCATGGGTATGGAGTTCCAGGGATTGGGCGCGCACCGGCTGGGCGCCTGGCACGACGAGGACACCGTAACCGACGACGCCAAACTGGAGGCCGCGCGCGGCAAGGCGTGGGGCGATGCCGGCCGCGGGGTTGGGGTGATGGATGTCAGCGGCACGCTGGTGCATCGCGCGTCGGGCATGGATGCCATGTCGGGGCTCACCAGCTACGCGCAGCTGTCGGCGAACTTCGCCGCCATGGTCGCGGATCCCGATGTCGGGCACATCGTGCTCAGCATCAATTCGCCGGGCGGCTCGGTCAATGGCGTGTTTGACCTGGCGGACGAGATCTACCAGGCGCGCGGCACCAAGCCGATCACCGCGATCGTCGACGACCGGGCGTATTCGGCGGCGTACGCGCTGGCCAGCGCTGCCGACGAGATCATCATGTCGCGCACGGGCGGCGTCGGCAGCATTGGCGTAGTGGCCGCGCACAAGGACCAGAGCGCGCTGAATGAGCGTAACGGCATCAAGGTCACGTATGTGCATGCCGGTGCGCGCAAAGTCGATGGCAACCCGGATGCGCCGCTCTCCGACGAGGCGTACGCGCAACTGCAGGGCGAGGTCGACCGCGTCTATGGGCTGTTCGTCGAAACCGTGGCGCGCAATCGTGGGCTGGATTCGCAAGCCGTGCGCGACATGGAGGCGGGCACCTTCATGGGGCCGGACGGCATCAAGGCCAAGCTGGCCGACAAGCTGATGGCGCCGCGCGATGCGCTGCGCGAGATCGTCGGCCGGTACCAGACCGCTCCGGCGGCATCACAGGGCCGCTATATGCGCGCCGCAACCGCTATGCGCGTGCGCATGGCTTGA
- a CDS encoding phage tail sheath subtilisin-like domain-containing protein translates to MPAVSFNNIPNDIRVPLFYAEIDNSQAGGGGAALRRLLIGQMSDDATGQPGVLFLATRESDAVAIAGEGSMLAAMYSKFRLGDPAGEVWCLPIKLAAGTAASGKFAVTGTATEAGLLSAYVAGRRVRVTVAVGMTAAQAATALAAAINAVANMPVDAVAAAGEVTLTCKWKGAAGNDIQLEMNRAGLVNGERTPAGLAVTVTAVAGGAGSPDMADVLAAVGDEEFEFVCHPYTDTASLDDYAAWMSDISGRWAWSSQLYGHCYSALRGAVGALVAAGQARNDPHMTIVGFEAGVAAPVWEFAAAFAARQAVFISADVARPTQTGQLLGIDAAPAGQRFTLTERQSLLSNGIATTMAPDGVVRIERAVTTYQRNAYGQRDDSYLDSETLHTTAHVVRFLRQRITSKYGRHKLANDGTRFGAGQAIVTPSVIRAELIAAYAALEYQGIVENAELFAQYLVVGRNATNPNRVDVLFPPDYVNQLRIFALLNQFRLQYPEQAA, encoded by the coding sequence ATGCCAGCTGTGAGCTTCAATAACATCCCGAACGACATCCGGGTGCCGCTGTTCTACGCCGAGATCGACAACTCGCAGGCCGGCGGCGGCGGCGCGGCGCTGCGGCGCCTGCTCATTGGGCAGATGAGCGATGACGCCACCGGGCAGCCCGGTGTGCTGTTCCTGGCCACGCGCGAGAGCGACGCCGTCGCGATCGCGGGCGAGGGCTCGATGCTGGCGGCCATGTACAGCAAGTTCCGCCTGGGCGACCCGGCGGGCGAGGTCTGGTGCCTGCCGATCAAGCTGGCCGCCGGTACCGCCGCCTCGGGCAAGTTCGCCGTGACCGGTACTGCGACCGAGGCCGGCCTGCTGTCTGCCTACGTCGCGGGCCGCCGCGTGCGCGTGACCGTGGCGGTTGGCATGACTGCCGCGCAGGCGGCCACCGCGCTGGCGGCGGCAATCAACGCCGTGGCCAACATGCCGGTCGATGCCGTGGCGGCGGCGGGCGAGGTCACCCTCACCTGCAAGTGGAAGGGCGCCGCCGGCAACGACATCCAGCTGGAAATGAACCGCGCCGGCCTGGTTAATGGCGAGCGTACGCCGGCCGGCCTGGCCGTGACGGTGACCGCCGTGGCCGGCGGCGCCGGCTCGCCGGACATGGCTGATGTGCTGGCAGCGGTCGGCGACGAGGAGTTCGAGTTCGTTTGCCATCCGTACACCGATACGGCGAGCCTGGATGACTACGCCGCCTGGATGAGCGACATCTCCGGGCGCTGGGCGTGGTCCTCGCAGCTCTACGGGCACTGCTACAGCGCGCTGCGCGGCGCGGTGGGGGCGCTGGTGGCCGCTGGCCAGGCGCGCAACGACCCGCACATGACCATCGTGGGCTTCGAGGCGGGCGTGGCGGCGCCGGTCTGGGAGTTCGCCGCGGCCTTCGCGGCGCGCCAGGCGGTGTTCATCTCGGCGGACGTGGCGCGCCCGACGCAGACCGGCCAGCTGCTGGGCATCGATGCGGCGCCGGCTGGCCAGCGCTTCACGCTGACCGAGCGCCAGTCGCTGCTGTCCAACGGCATCGCCACCACGATGGCGCCGGATGGCGTGGTGCGCATCGAGCGCGCGGTGACCACCTACCAGCGCAACGCCTACGGCCAGCGTGACGATTCGTACCTGGACAGCGAAACACTGCACACGACCGCGCATGTCGTGCGCTTCCTGCGCCAGCGCATCACTTCCAAGTACGGGCGCCACAAGCTGGCCAACGATGGCACGCGCTTCGGTGCCGGCCAGGCCATCGTGACGCCGTCGGTGATCCGTGCCGAGCTGATCGCGGCCTACGCGGCGCTGGAATACCAGGGCATCGTCGAGAACGCCGAGCTGTTCGCTCAGTACCTGGTGGTGGGCCGCAACGCGACCAACCCGAACCGCGTCGACGTGCTGTTCCCGCCGGACTACGTCAACCAGCTGCGCATCTTCGCGCTGCTCAACCAGTTCCGCCTGCAGTACCCGGAACAAGCGGCCTAA
- a CDS encoding head-tail connector protein — MRLVTPATEEPVTVVAARRWARVDEGELDENVALCIQAAREKAEHTTGRRFITQTWAIAVKAGQRVVLHDLMPVQSVTLGGEAVDIEEGLPAEVVVPADGELRVTCGYGNAATVPAGIKMWIMQRLGYYLENRQALLHAMGSGQQLEPPRDFVDGLLDPYLIPRC; from the coding sequence ATGCGACTGGTGACGCCTGCTACCGAGGAGCCCGTCACCGTCGTTGCGGCGCGCCGGTGGGCGAGGGTCGACGAGGGTGAGCTGGACGAGAACGTCGCGCTGTGTATCCAGGCGGCGCGCGAGAAGGCCGAGCACACGACCGGGCGGCGCTTCATCACGCAAACCTGGGCGATCGCAGTCAAGGCCGGCCAGCGCGTGGTGCTCCACGACCTGATGCCGGTGCAATCCGTCACGCTGGGCGGCGAGGCGGTCGACATCGAGGAGGGTCTGCCCGCCGAGGTGGTGGTGCCGGCGGATGGCGAGCTGCGCGTGACGTGCGGCTACGGCAATGCGGCGACCGTGCCGGCGGGGATCAAGATGTGGATCATGCAGCGGCTGGGCTACTACCTGGAGAACCGGCAGGCGCTGCTGCATGCGATGGGGTCGGGTCAGCAGCTGGAGCCGCCGCGCGATTTCGTCGACGGTCTGCTGGACCCCTATCTGATCCCGAGGTGCTGA
- a CDS encoding DUF2635 domain-containing protein, producing the protein MNTDRKTVHVTPAAGRVVPDPDYGDTLPASGRTVVRSPYWARRIQDNDVIVDAAQPADGAPVKTAKGAK; encoded by the coding sequence ATGAACACTGATCGCAAGACGGTCCATGTGACCCCCGCCGCGGGGCGCGTGGTGCCGGATCCCGACTACGGCGACACGCTGCCGGCGTCGGGCCGTACCGTGGTGCGCTCGCCTTACTGGGCGCGCCGCATTCAAGACAATGACGTGATCGTCGACGCCGCACAGCCGGCCGATGGCGCGCCCGTCAAGACCGCCAAGGGGGCCAAGTAA
- a CDS encoding phage tail assembly protein, with the protein MTTNFPLTKPVKAHGEEVTSLDLRDPEPRDAREIKAMPYWVAPDQSVQLNPTAAAQYVVRCAGIPMSSVDQLDMGDFNRLCWVIAGFFLKADSPTTSS; encoded by the coding sequence ATGACGACCAATTTCCCGCTCACCAAGCCGGTCAAGGCCCACGGCGAGGAGGTGACCTCGCTGGATCTGCGTGATCCGGAGCCGCGCGACGCGCGTGAGATCAAGGCGATGCCCTACTGGGTGGCGCCCGATCAGTCGGTGCAGCTCAACCCGACCGCCGCAGCGCAATACGTGGTCCGGTGCGCAGGCATTCCGATGTCGTCGGTCGATCAGCTCGACATGGGCGACTTCAACCGTCTGTGCTGGGTGATCGCCGGTTTTTTCTTGAAAGCGGATTCACCGACCACCAGCAGCTGA
- a CDS encoding terminase large subunit yields MGEYVYLAVERHYRDLMDGHKRGLWFDPDAAWHVINFIQKFFVHIKGALAGKPILLDPWQQFWTAVLYGWKTSEGLRRFKRGYEEVARKNGKSTWKGPQGAYLFMMDGEVGAEVYAVATTREQAMSVFKPAFDNVRRWSRRSRGVKRSFTIHEGTNQEKVAFDSSVFKPLPANAESLDGLNPHAILFDELHAQKSADVWEVMESALGARLQPLLSAITTAGFILDGVCTEIRRYLIEVLKGERVDDSFFGYVYTLDEGDDPFDPGVWVKANPGLGLSKHWDYMHDMARKAAALPSARANFMTKDLNLWVNSAEGWIEPAVWDKGGKRFDPAILRGRRCYGGLDLSSTQDLTAFSLVFPPPDDEPGGEWYVLVWTWCPQEKVDTHEADDRASYKRWVKDGCLIATEGSVTDYRPVKAKVLEACRLYDVAEIGFDIWNATQLANELMEHDVPMVAVPQNTAGMYPGAKKFEEIVYARLMRHGGNAVLRWAVSNVSLLFDTNGNFRPDKKKSKGRGRIDPAVAMIMAFSRAAVGGEGGAPDGI; encoded by the coding sequence GTGGGCGAGTACGTCTACCTGGCGGTCGAGCGGCATTACCGCGACCTGATGGACGGTCACAAGCGCGGCCTGTGGTTCGATCCCGATGCCGCCTGGCACGTGATCAACTTCATCCAGAAGTTCTTCGTCCACATCAAAGGGGCGCTGGCGGGCAAACCGATCCTGCTGGACCCGTGGCAGCAATTCTGGACGGCGGTGCTGTACGGCTGGAAGACGTCCGAAGGCCTGCGCCGTTTCAAGCGTGGCTATGAGGAGGTCGCGCGCAAGAACGGAAAATCCACGTGGAAGGGGCCGCAAGGCGCGTACCTGTTCATGATGGATGGCGAGGTGGGTGCCGAGGTGTACGCGGTGGCCACCACGCGCGAGCAGGCGATGTCGGTATTCAAGCCGGCATTCGACAACGTGCGCCGCTGGTCGCGCCGCTCGCGCGGCGTGAAGCGTTCCTTCACGATCCATGAAGGCACCAATCAGGAAAAGGTCGCCTTCGACAGCTCGGTGTTCAAGCCGTTGCCGGCCAACGCCGAGTCGCTTGACGGTCTGAACCCGCACGCCATCCTGTTCGACGAGCTGCACGCGCAGAAGTCGGCGGATGTGTGGGAGGTGATGGAGTCTGCGCTGGGTGCGCGGCTGCAGCCGTTGCTTTCGGCCATCACCACCGCTGGATTCATCCTCGACGGCGTCTGCACCGAGATCCGGCGCTACCTGATCGAGGTTCTGAAGGGCGAGCGCGTCGACGACTCGTTCTTCGGCTACGTCTACACGCTCGATGAGGGTGATGATCCCTTCGATCCGGGCGTGTGGGTCAAGGCGAATCCCGGGCTTGGATTGTCCAAGCACTGGGATTACATGCACGACATGGCCCGCAAGGCCGCAGCCCTGCCGAGCGCGCGTGCCAACTTCATGACGAAAGACCTGAATCTCTGGGTCAACTCGGCAGAGGGTTGGATCGAGCCGGCGGTGTGGGACAAGGGCGGCAAGCGCTTCGACCCGGCGATTCTGCGGGGCAGGCGCTGCTACGGCGGGCTGGATCTGTCGTCGACGCAGGATTTGACGGCGTTTTCGCTGGTGTTTCCGCCGCCAGATGACGAGCCAGGCGGCGAATGGTACGTGCTGGTGTGGACCTGGTGCCCGCAGGAGAAGGTCGACACACACGAAGCCGACGACCGCGCCAGCTACAAGCGCTGGGTCAAGGACGGTTGCCTGATCGCCACCGAGGGAAGCGTGACCGACTATCGGCCCGTCAAGGCCAAGGTGCTGGAGGCCTGCCGGCTGTATGACGTGGCCGAGATCGGCTTCGACATCTGGAACGCGACTCAGCTGGCCAACGAGCTGATGGAGCATGACGTGCCGATGGTGGCGGTGCCGCAGAACACCGCCGGCATGTACCCGGGCGCGAAGAAGTTCGAGGAGATCGTCTATGCGAGGCTGATGCGGCACGGCGGCAACGCGGTGCTGCGCTGGGCTGTGTCCAACGTGTCGCTGCTCTTTGACACGAACGGCAATTTCCGTCCAGACAAGAAGAAATCCAAGGGGCGCGGCCGGATCGATCCGGCCGTGGCCATGATCATGGCGTTCAGCCGTGCCGCAGTGGGCGGCGAGGGCGGGGCGCCCGATGGAATCTGA
- a CDS encoding phage portal protein has protein sequence MNLFQRFGAAAQAFRSPLMASGGGNMPVSGTAPAEPWLMRLFGGGKSRSGQYVSPDSALRVTAVYAATRIIAESMASLPISVYQKSGGKRSPVHQHNLVGLLHDAANPNNTAFEFVEMGQAHLSLRGNAYSFIEGNGKGEIEGLYPQHPDKVSVRYDESSRLFVYDIDGERNIPARQVLHIRGFSLDGLVGLSPIALARETIGLALAAEELGNEAFAEGFVPPVVLEVTEKAGKDQRDTYRKQWTELTRDRRAGPPVISGGTKLHTLRVSMSDLQFLESRRFSIAEIARLFRVPPHMLADLEKATFSNIEHLSLEFVKFTLAPWIKRWEQRMNLTLFSSLERDKGLYVKFNVDALLRGDIKSRYEAYKIGLENRILNANNCREMEDMDGYEGGDEFWAPLNMAPVSVSRQAKGGSAA, from the coding sequence ATGAACCTGTTTCAACGCTTCGGCGCCGCGGCGCAGGCATTCCGCTCGCCGCTGATGGCCAGCGGCGGGGGCAACATGCCGGTGAGCGGTACGGCGCCGGCCGAGCCCTGGCTGATGCGCCTGTTTGGCGGCGGAAAATCCCGCTCTGGCCAGTACGTCAGCCCGGACTCGGCGCTGCGTGTGACGGCGGTGTATGCCGCTACGCGCATCATCGCCGAGTCCATGGCCAGCCTGCCGATCAGCGTCTACCAGAAAAGCGGCGGCAAGCGTTCGCCGGTGCATCAGCACAACCTGGTGGGCCTGCTGCACGACGCGGCGAATCCCAACAATACGGCCTTCGAGTTCGTGGAGATGGGGCAGGCGCATCTGAGCCTGCGCGGCAACGCCTATTCCTTCATCGAGGGCAACGGCAAGGGCGAGATCGAGGGGCTGTATCCGCAGCATCCGGACAAGGTCTCAGTGCGGTACGACGAAAGTTCGCGGCTCTTTGTGTACGACATCGACGGCGAGCGCAACATTCCGGCGCGCCAGGTGTTGCACATCCGCGGCTTCTCGCTCGATGGGCTGGTTGGCCTGTCTCCGATCGCGCTGGCGCGCGAGACGATCGGCCTGGCGCTGGCGGCCGAGGAGCTGGGCAACGAAGCGTTTGCCGAGGGCTTCGTGCCGCCGGTGGTGCTGGAGGTGACAGAGAAGGCCGGCAAGGATCAGCGCGACACCTACCGTAAGCAGTGGACCGAGCTGACGCGCGATCGTCGCGCCGGCCCGCCGGTGATCTCGGGTGGCACCAAGCTGCACACGTTGCGAGTGTCGATGTCCGACCTGCAGTTCCTCGAATCGCGCCGCTTCAGCATCGCGGAGATCGCCCGTCTGTTCCGCGTGCCGCCGCACATGCTGGCGGATCTGGAAAAGGCCACGTTCAGCAACATCGAGCATCTGTCGCTTGAGTTCGTCAAGTTCACGCTGGCGCCGTGGATCAAGCGCTGGGAACAGCGCATGAACCTGACGCTGTTTTCCAGTCTCGAGCGCGACAAGGGGCTGTACGTGAAATTCAACGTCGACGCGCTGCTGCGCGGCGACATCAAGTCTCGGTATGAGGCCTACAAGATCGGGCTCGAAAACCGGATCCTGAACGCCAACAACTGCCGGGAAATGGAGGACATGGACGGTTACGAGGGCGGTGATGAGTTCTGGGCGCCGCTGAACATGGCGCCGGTCAGTGTTTCGCGGCAAGCAAAGGGAGGTAGTGCAGCATGA